The bacterium genome includes a window with the following:
- the ruvC gene encoding crossover junction endodeoxyribonuclease RuvC: MLETLKTQEKVLGIDPGSLHTGYGVISQQGSRLIYIDSGVVSPNKSLSFEQRLNFIYETLKTVVLQHHVSSVAVESIFYGKNVKSALILAQARAMALLLAAQHNLKVYEYSPTEVKIACTGYGRASKEQVASMIQHLFPKFAHKETSKADESDALSVALCHLNTHPTMYKKTQRKPLKNSSPK, from the coding sequence ATGCTTGAAACGCTTAAAACACAAGAAAAAGTTTTAGGCATTGACCCTGGTTCCCTGCATACCGGCTACGGTGTTATTAGCCAGCAAGGTAGTCGTTTAATTTACATTGACAGTGGCGTTGTTTCTCCCAATAAAAGCTTAAGCTTTGAACAACGCTTGAATTTTATTTATGAAACTTTAAAAACAGTTGTTCTTCAACATCATGTTAGCAGCGTCGCTGTAGAGTCTATATTTTATGGTAAAAATGTTAAATCAGCCTTGATTCTTGCCCAAGCTAGGGCCATGGCATTGCTTCTGGCAGCTCAACACAATCTTAAAGTTTATGAGTATTCACCCACTGAAGTTAAAATTGCCTGCACGGGCTATGGTAGAGCCAGTAAAGAGCAAGTAGCCAGCATGATTCAGCATCTTTTTCCCAAGTTTGCCCATAAAGAAACCAGCAAGGCTGATGAAAGTGATGCTTTATCGGTTGCTCTATGTCACCTCAACACGCATCCTACAATGTATAAAAAAACTCAGCGCAAGCCTCTAAAAAACAGTTCTCCAAAATAA
- the ispE gene encoding 4-(cytidine 5'-diphospho)-2-C-methyl-D-erythritol kinase codes for MYKKSYAKINYNLKVYEKMANGYHAMQSYMQKVSLYDEMNFEFKPNSELSLEVKVENDSRLDGPNNIVFQAAMLYCQHTQIKSSIVINIKKNIFLAAGLAGGSSNAATCLLALNEYFKAYTFEELLNLGKQLGSDVPFFLFDQDLMYVEGRGVNCKAEASVEKKPIVLVNPMQEVSTAKIYQALNRGQEVMAKERYFPVSGWQDLDKIMLQGNDMQDKAIALCPKIQDILSIMEQQAGCQHAQMSGSGATVWGLFNDEAHARASAPALKNVGKIIFTWTGTSSCFNRL; via the coding sequence ATGTATAAAAAATCTTATGCCAAGATCAATTATAATCTTAAAGTGTATGAAAAAATGGCCAATGGCTATCATGCCATGCAAAGCTATATGCAGAAAGTCTCTTTGTATGACGAAATGAACTTTGAGTTTAAACCTAATTCAGAGCTCAGTCTTGAGGTTAAAGTAGAAAACGATTCACGCCTGGATGGACCTAATAATATTGTTTTTCAGGCGGCCATGCTTTATTGTCAACACACTCAAATCAAGTCTTCTATTGTTATCAATATAAAAAAGAATATTTTTCTAGCAGCAGGTTTGGCAGGCGGCAGTTCCAATGCCGCAACATGTTTGTTAGCACTTAATGAATATTTTAAGGCCTATACATTTGAGGAGTTGTTAAATTTGGGCAAACAACTTGGGTCTGATGTTCCTTTCTTTTTGTTTGATCAAGACTTAATGTATGTTGAGGGCAGAGGGGTTAATTGCAAAGCTGAAGCAAGCGTTGAAAAAAAGCCTATTGTGCTGGTTAATCCCATGCAAGAAGTATCCACGGCTAAGATATATCAGGCTTTGAATCGTGGGCAGGAAGTAATGGCCAAAGAAAGGTATTTCCCAGTATCAGGCTGGCAAGATCTTGATAAAATTATGCTGCAGGGCAATGATATGCAGGATAAAGCCATTGCTTTATGTCCAAAAATACAGGATATCCTCAGTATCATGGAGCAGCAAGCAGGCTGCCAGCATGCTCAAATGAGTGGTAGCGGTGCCACTGTATGGGGCTTGTTTAATGATGAAGCTCATGCTCGGGCTTCAGCCCCAGCATTAAAAAATGTAGGAAAAATCATTTTTACATGGACAGGAACGTCATCATGTTTTAATAGGCTTTGA
- a CDS encoding YebC/PmpR family DNA-binding transcriptional regulator, translated as MAGHSKWSKIKRKKGANDAKRGKIFTKLIREITVAAKNGNDPDANPRLRQAIATAKAQSMPNDNIDRAIKKGSGDAGDVNYEEICYEGYGPAGTAILVDTLTDNKIRTVAEVRHIFSKNGGSLGEPGSVAWNFDSKGMIVITGTEKSEEELFELAINAGADDISPTADGFEITTAPDALYEVKQTLEQDNLTIESAELVKIAKNLVQVDQENAEKVLKLVDMLEDNDDVQNVYTNSDIDDAILEALDA; from the coding sequence ATGGCTGGACATTCAAAATGGAGTAAAATCAAACGTAAAAAAGGTGCCAATGATGCAAAACGTGGCAAAATATTCACTAAACTTATTCGGGAGATTACAGTAGCCGCTAAAAACGGTAATGACCCAGATGCCAACCCACGTTTACGCCAAGCCATTGCCACGGCAAAAGCACAAAGCATGCCCAATGACAATATTGATCGCGCCATCAAAAAAGGCAGTGGTGACGCTGGCGACGTTAATTATGAAGAAATTTGCTATGAAGGTTATGGCCCTGCTGGAACCGCCATATTGGTAGACACTTTAACCGACAACAAAATAAGAACGGTTGCTGAGGTACGCCATATATTCAGCAAAAATGGTGGAAGCCTGGGAGAGCCCGGATCCGTTGCTTGGAACTTTGATTCTAAAGGCATGATTGTCATCACGGGCACAGAAAAATCTGAAGAAGAGTTATTTGAACTGGCCATTAACGCTGGCGCCGATGATATTAGCCCTACTGCTGATGGCTTTGAAATCACCACCGCCCCAGATGCCTTGTATGAAGTCAAACAAACTTTAGAACAAGATAATTTAACGATTGAAAGCGCTGAGTTGGTTAAAATTGCTAAAAACCTGGTTCAAGTGGATCAAGAAAATGCAGAAAAAGTTTTAAAATTGGTGGACATGTTGGAAGACAACGATGATGTGCAAAACGTTTATACCAATTCTGATATTGATGACGCCATACTAGAAGCCTTGGATGCTTGA